GGGAATTGGCGGACGGCTGGACCATCGTCACCAAGGACCACAGCCTCTCCGCCCAATGGGAACACACCATCCTGGTTACGGAAACCGGCGTAGATGTGCTGACCCTGTCCCCCAACTGCCGCCCCAAACCCGATTGGATTTAAACGTGGTCAGCCCCTCTCCCGCCCCCGCTCCAATTCTGGAATACAAACAGCAGTTGAAGGAGGGCCAGGCGGCCCTGTGCGCCACTTATCTGGAAACCGGAGACGCCCAGGCCCTGCTTAAGGCCCGCTGCCGTCTGGTGGATGACCTGTTGCGCCAGCTCTGGCGGGATCAGGGCTTTCCGGAAAGCGTGGATCTGGTGGCGGTGGGGGGCTATGGCCGGGGGGAACTCTACCCTGCCTCCGACATCGATCTGCTCATTCTCCTACCCGGCGCCCCGGATGAGGAACTGGCCCACCGCCTGGAATCCCTCATCAGCCTTTTCTGGGACATCGGCCTGGAAATCGGCCACAGCGTCCGAACCGTGGACGAGTGTCTGAAGGAGGCGGAAGGGGACATCACCGTCCAAACCGCCCTCATCGAAACCCGGCTACTCACCGGGGACCCAGAGCTGTTTCGGCACTTTGGCGAAGGGCTGCGCTCCCGCCTCAATCCCCAGGCCTTTTTCAAGGCCAAGAAACTGGAGCAGGAAGAGCGTTACGTCCGCTACCAGGAAACCCCCTTCGCCCTGGAACCCAATACCAAGGAAAGCCCGGGGGGCTTGCGGGACCTGCAACTGGTGCTATGGATTGCCCGGGCCGCCGGTTACGGCCACAGCTGGCAGGACCTGGAAAAACACGGTTTCATCACCCAGGAAGAGGTCTATGCCCTAGAGCAGGCCCAGAGCCAGCTGGAGACCATTCGTACCCGGCTACACATCGTGGCGGGGCGCCGGGAAGACCGGATACTCTTCGACTACCAGGAACCCCTGGCGGAACAGCTGGGCTACAAGGCCACCGCCACCCGGCGGGCCAGCGAAATGCTCATGCAGCGGTTTTACCGTACCGCCAAGCTGGTCACCCAACTCAACGTCATTCTCATGCAGAACCTGGGGGCCGCCATTTTCCCGCCCCCGGAACAAGCGCCGGAAGCCCTCAACGACCGTTTCCAGAACAACCACGGCCTGCTGGACGTGATTGAGGAAGACATTTTCCAGAAGCGCCCGGGCACCCTGCTGGAAGCCTTCCTCATGCTGGAACAGCACCCGGAACTGCGGGGCATGACCGCCCGCACCCTGCGGGCTCTGTGGCGGGCCCGGCTGCTCATTGACGACGCCTTCCGGGCCGATCCGGCCAACCGGGTCTGCTTCATCCGCCTCTTCCAGCAGCGCCAGGGCATCGTCCACGAATTCCGGCGCATGAACCAGTACGGCATTCTGGGCCGCTACCTGCCCAATTTCGGCCAGGTGGTGGGCCAGATGCAGCATGACCTGTTCCACGCCTACACGGTGGATCAACACATTCTCCAGGTGCTGCGCAATGTGCGCCGCTTCACCATGGACGAATTCGCCCACGAATACCCCCTCTGCTCCCGGCTCATCAACAGCTTCGAGCGCCACTGGGTACTCTTTGTCGCCGCCCTCTTCCACGACATTGCCAAGGGCCGGGGGGGGGATCACTCGGCCCTGGGGCAAAAAGACGCCCAGGAATTCTGCGAAGCCCACGGCATGTCGGCCGAAGACACGGAACTGGTGGTCTGGCTGGTGGGGGCCCACCTGGTCATGTCCCAGGTAGCGCAAAAGGAGGACATCTCCAATCCGGAGGTAATCGCCGCCTTTGCCGCCCGGGTCCAGGACCCGCGCCATCTCACCGCCCTTTACCTGCTCACCGTGGCAGACATCCGGGGCACCAGCCCCAAGGTCTGGAATGCCTGGAAAGGCAAGCTCCTGGAAGACCTGTACGGCATGACCATGAATCTCCTGGAAAAGGGGGAAGCCCCGGAACCCAAGGGGGTCATCCAGGAACGGCAGCAGGAAGCCCTGCGTCTCCTGCGCTACTTCGCCCTTTCCGACTCGGTGCACGAACGGCTCTGGAAGCAGTTGGATACCGTCTATTTCCTGCGCCATTCCGCGGAGGAAATCGCTTGGCACACCCGCTGTCTCCATTACCGCATCAACAGTGAAGCTCCGGTGGTCAAAACCCGCCTGCGCCATGGGGAAAACTCCCCCACCTGCGCCCTCCAGGTGATGGTGTACACCCCGGACCAGCCCGATCTCTTCGCCCGGCTCTGCGGCTTTTTCGGCCGGGCGGGCTACAACATCGTGGACGCCAAGATTCACACCACCAAGCACGGCTACGCCCTGGATAGCTTTGTCCTACTGGACGTGGGGGAACAGGAAATCACCCGGGAAATGGCGGCCATCGTGGAACACGAACTCTCCGAGCGTCTCATCGCCCAGCGCCCGCCGGAAGCGCCTCCCGGAGGACGGCTGTCCCGGCACGCCAAGCACTTCCCCATTGCGCCGGAAGTGGCCATTGCGCCGGACGAGCGGGGCCAGAATTACCTGCTCTCCATTGTGGCGGCGGACCGGCCGGGCCTGCTTTACCAAATCGCCATTATCCTGGCCAAGCACCACGCCCATCTCCACACGGCCAAGATCGTCACCCTGGGGGAACGGGTGGAGGACAATTTCCTCATTTCCGGGCAAAGCCTGGAACAGAGCGGCCCCCGTATTCAGCTGGAGAGCGAACTGTTGGAACAGCTGCAAATCTGAGTCGGGTCCTGGTAGCCGGGCAAGGCAAGGAAAAAAAGGGGCAGATGCCCCTTTTTCTTTAGCCATACCAACGGGTGCCTATTCCTGGGGCGGCCCGTCCCGATCCTCCGACACTTTGGGAAAAAGCAGATCCGTAAAGCCAAAGCGGGTGAAATCGGTCATCCGCATGGGGTAGAGCTTGCCGATCAGGTGGTCGCATTCGTGCTGCACCACCCGGGCGTGAAAGCCCTCCGCCACCCGGTCCAGAGGAGCGCCGTTTTCATCCTGCCCCTCATAGCGCAGGCGGGTATAACGGGGCACCCAGCCCCGCAGACCCGGCAGAGAAAGGCAGCCTTCCCAGCCCCCCTCCTGATCGGAAGACAGGGGGGACAACACCGGATTGATGAGAACGGTCTGGGGCACCGGCGCCGCCTCCGGATAGCGGGCATTGGCGCCGAAACCAAAAACCACCACCTGCAAATCCACGCCAATCTGGGGAGCGGCCAGGCCTACCCCCTCCGTGGCCACCATGGTGTTCCACAAATCTCGGACCAGGGCCGCCAGTTCCGGGGTACCAAATTCGGTGACCGGTCGGGCTTGCCCCAGCAGCCGGGCATCTCCCATACGCAGGACCGGGCGAATGGTCACTGCCCGGCCCCTTCCTGGGAATGGGTGGCGGCGTAGTTGCAGACCAGACGTTCCACCACCCGGCGCACCCGAACCATGGCTTCCTGCAATACCTGGGTCACGCTTTCGAAATGGATGGCTTCCGCGCTATCGCCCCGGCCCGCCCCGTAATTGACCACCACATTGATGGCCGCATAGGGCAGATGGAGTTCCCGGGCCAGCACCGCTTCCGGCATCCCGGTCATGCCCACCACATCGGCCCCGTCCCGTTCCAGGCGGTTGATTTCCGCCGCCGTTTCCAGACGGGGGCCCTGGGTCGCCGCGTAGACGGCCCCGTCCTTCACCGCTTCCCCCACCCCCTGGGCGGCCTGGAGAATCTGCTCCACCAGGGGCCGTTCATAGGGATGGGTGAAATCCACGTGGGTCACCGTGCAGCCCGGCCCTTCGTGAAAGGTACTGTGCCGCCCCCAGGTGTAATCAATAATCTGGTCCGGCAGCACCAGATCCCCCGGGTGCAGGTCGGCTCGGATACTGCCCACGGAGGCCACGGAAATAATGGCCGTGGCCTTCTTGGCCTTGAGGGCCCAAAGATTGGCCCGGTAATTCACTTCATGGGGCGGAATGGTGTGGCCGTAGCCGTGGCGGGCCAGGAAAATGGCAGGCTGGCCACAGATATTGCCGAAAGTGAGGGGCCCGGAAGGCTCCCCGTAGGGCGTCCGCACCACTTCCCGATGGGACACATCCAGGCTGGACAGGCGGGTCAGGCCGCTACCACCGATAATTGCCAACATAATCTTTACCCCGCCACCGGATCCGGGATGGCATAAATGGCCCCCAGATTGCGCCACGCCCCGTAGGCGTCCATACCGCAGCCGAAGACAAAGCGGTCCGGCACGGTAAGGGCGACAAAGTCCGCCTTCACCGGCTTGTTCTTGCCATTGGCCTTATCCGCCAGCACCGCCAGATGGCAGGCTTTGGCGCCCTGGGCCAAAAGCTTGTCCCGCACCGCCGCCAGGGTCACCCCTTCGTCCAGGATGTCATCCACCACCAGCACGGTACGGTCCTTGACGCTGATCCAGGGGGAAGCCCGCCAGGAGAGGGAACCGCCCGCATTGTCCTGGCTGTAACGGGTGGCGTGGAGATAATCCACGTCCGCCGGAAAGCGCAGCCGGGTCATGAGCTGGCCGGTAAACACCAGCCCGCCGGTCATGACGCAGAGAATCAGGGGATGGGCGTCCCCCAGCTGGGCGGTGATTTTTTCCGCCACCTGGTCCACGGCGGTGGACACAGCTTCGGCGGAAAACAGCTCTTCCGCGGAATTGAGGATTTCCCAGGCTTCGTCGCGAGTCGCCATGGCTTATTTCTCCAGAGAGGCCAGGTAGGC
This sequence is a window from Azospira inquinata. Protein-coding genes within it:
- a CDS encoding [protein-PII] uridylyltransferase; this translates as MVSPSPAPAPILEYKQQLKEGQAALCATYLETGDAQALLKARCRLVDDLLRQLWRDQGFPESVDLVAVGGYGRGELYPASDIDLLILLPGAPDEELAHRLESLISLFWDIGLEIGHSVRTVDECLKEAEGDITVQTALIETRLLTGDPELFRHFGEGLRSRLNPQAFFKAKKLEQEERYVRYQETPFALEPNTKESPGGLRDLQLVLWIARAAGYGHSWQDLEKHGFITQEEVYALEQAQSQLETIRTRLHIVAGRREDRILFDYQEPLAEQLGYKATATRRASEMLMQRFYRTAKLVTQLNVILMQNLGAAIFPPPEQAPEALNDRFQNNHGLLDVIEEDIFQKRPGTLLEAFLMLEQHPELRGMTARTLRALWRARLLIDDAFRADPANRVCFIRLFQQRQGIVHEFRRMNQYGILGRYLPNFGQVVGQMQHDLFHAYTVDQHILQVLRNVRRFTMDEFAHEYPLCSRLINSFERHWVLFVAALFHDIAKGRGGDHSALGQKDAQEFCEAHGMSAEDTELVVWLVGAHLVMSQVAQKEDISNPEVIAAFAARVQDPRHLTALYLLTVADIRGTSPKVWNAWKGKLLEDLYGMTMNLLEKGEAPEPKGVIQERQQEALRLLRYFALSDSVHERLWKQLDTVYFLRHSAEEIAWHTRCLHYRINSEAPVVKTRLRHGENSPTCALQVMVYTPDQPDLFARLCGFFGRAGYNIVDAKIHTTKHGYALDSFVLLDVGEQEITREMAAIVEHELSERLIAQRPPEAPPGGRLSRHAKHFPIAPEVAIAPDERGQNYLLSIVAADRPGLLYQIAIILAKHHAHLHTAKIVTLGERVEDNFLISGQSLEQSGPRIQLESELLEQLQI
- the def gene encoding peptide deformylase, with amino-acid sequence MTIRPVLRMGDARLLGQARPVTEFGTPELAALVRDLWNTMVATEGVGLAAPQIGVDLQVVVFGFGANARYPEAAPVPQTVLINPVLSPLSSDQEGGWEGCLSLPGLRGWVPRYTRLRYEGQDENGAPLDRVAEGFHARVVQHECDHLIGKLYPMRMTDFTRFGFTDLLFPKVSEDRDGPPQE
- a CDS encoding S-methyl-5'-thioinosine phosphorylase, giving the protein MLAIIGGSGLTRLSSLDVSHREVVRTPYGEPSGPLTFGNICGQPAIFLARHGYGHTIPPHEVNYRANLWALKAKKATAIISVASVGSIRADLHPGDLVLPDQIIDYTWGRHSTFHEGPGCTVTHVDFTHPYERPLVEQILQAAQGVGEAVKDGAVYAATQGPRLETAAEINRLERDGADVVGMTGMPEAVLARELHLPYAAINVVVNYGAGRGDSAEAIHFESVTQVLQEAMVRVRRVVERLVCNYAATHSQEGAGQ
- a CDS encoding hypoxanthine-guanine phosphoribosyltransferase, translated to MATRDEAWEILNSAEELFSAEAVSTAVDQVAEKITAQLGDAHPLILCVMTGGLVFTGQLMTRLRFPADVDYLHATRYSQDNAGGSLSWRASPWISVKDRTVLVVDDILDEGVTLAAVRDKLLAQGAKACHLAVLADKANGKNKPVKADFVALTVPDRFVFGCGMDAYGAWRNLGAIYAIPDPVAG